In the genome of Flavivirga spongiicola, one region contains:
- the htpG gene encoding molecular chaperone HtpG — MTKGNINVSVENIFPLIKKFLYSDHEIFLRELISNATDATLKLKHLTNVGDAKVEYGNPQIEIKIDKDGKKLHIIDQGLGMTAEEVEKYINQVAFSGAEEFLDKYKDSAKDSGIIGHFGLGFYSAFMVAEKVEIITKSHQDAPAAHWTCDGSPEFTLEASDKTDRGTEIILHIAEDSTEFLEEGRITSLLEKYNKFMPIPIKFGTKEVNDPDFTPKTTKDEDGKETTEPHKQITVDNIINNPNPAWTKQPADLEDQNYKDFYRELYPMQFEEPLFNIHLNVDYPFNLTGILYFPKMSNDMQIQKDKIQLYQNQVFVTDNVEGIVPEFLTMLRGVIDSPDIPLNVSRSYLQADGAVKKISSYITRKVADKLKSLFNNSREDFEAKWNDIKIVIEYGMLSEEKFFEKADAFALYPTVDGTYYTYEELFNKIKAKQTDKDDKLVILYASDKDAQHSYIESAKAKGYEVLLLDSPIISHLIQKLESTKENITFARVDGDHIDNLIKKDETTISKLDEDQKKALDELLKEVIPAEKFMVQLEAMDSDASPFIITQPEFMRRMKEMQATGGGGGMFGMGNMPEMYNLIVNTNSELVGEILGTKTKKKQERLINQSLDLARLSQGLLKGEELTNFIKRSYEMIK, encoded by the coding sequence ATGACAAAAGGAAATATTAATGTTTCGGTAGAGAATATCTTTCCTCTCATTAAAAAGTTCTTATACAGTGACCACGAAATCTTTTTACGTGAGTTAATTAGTAATGCTACAGATGCCACTTTAAAATTAAAGCATTTAACAAATGTTGGTGATGCCAAGGTTGAATATGGCAATCCACAAATTGAAATTAAGATTGATAAAGACGGTAAAAAACTTCATATTATAGATCAAGGCTTAGGTATGACCGCTGAAGAAGTTGAAAAATACATCAACCAAGTAGCTTTTTCAGGTGCTGAAGAGTTTTTAGATAAATACAAAGATTCTGCAAAAGATTCTGGTATTATCGGGCATTTTGGTCTTGGTTTTTATTCTGCTTTTATGGTCGCTGAAAAAGTTGAGATTATCACAAAATCTCATCAAGACGCCCCTGCAGCACATTGGACGTGTGATGGAAGTCCGGAATTCACCTTAGAGGCTTCAGATAAAACAGATAGAGGTACAGAAATCATTCTACATATTGCTGAGGATTCTACAGAGTTTTTAGAAGAAGGACGTATTACAAGCTTACTTGAAAAGTATAACAAGTTTATGCCTATTCCAATTAAATTTGGAACTAAAGAAGTAAACGATCCAGACTTTACACCTAAAACTACAAAAGATGAGGACGGTAAAGAAACGACTGAGCCTCACAAACAAATTACGGTAGACAACATCATTAACAATCCTAATCCTGCGTGGACTAAACAACCGGCAGATTTAGAAGATCAAAACTATAAAGACTTTTATCGTGAATTGTATCCTATGCAATTTGAAGAGCCTTTATTCAACATTCACTTAAATGTAGATTATCCGTTCAATTTAACGGGGATTTTATACTTCCCAAAAATGTCTAACGACATGCAAATTCAGAAGGATAAAATTCAATTGTATCAAAATCAGGTTTTTGTAACCGATAACGTTGAAGGTATTGTTCCTGAGTTTTTAACCATGCTTCGTGGGGTTATTGACTCTCCAGATATCCCGTTAAATGTATCTCGTTCTTATTTACAAGCAGATGGTGCTGTAAAAAAGATTTCGTCTTACATTACCAGGAAAGTAGCCGATAAATTAAAATCACTATTCAATAATAGTCGTGAAGATTTTGAAGCGAAATGGAACGATATTAAAATCGTGATTGAATACGGTATGCTTTCTGAAGAAAAATTCTTCGAAAAAGCAGATGCTTTTGCATTATATCCAACTGTTGATGGTACCTATTATACTTACGAAGAGTTATTCAACAAAATTAAAGCGAAACAAACCGATAAAGATGACAAGTTAGTGATCCTTTATGCTTCAGATAAAGATGCGCAACATAGCTACATTGAATCTGCTAAAGCAAAAGGTTATGAGGTCTTATTATTAGATTCTCCGATTATATCACACTTAATACAAAAGTTAGAATCTACTAAAGAAAACATCACGTTTGCGCGTGTTGATGGTGATCATATTGATAATTTAATCAAGAAAGATGAAACCACCATTTCTAAATTAGATGAAGACCAGAAAAAAGCTTTAGACGAGTTATTAAAAGAAGTGATTCCTGCTGAAAAATTCATGGTACAACTAGAAGCTATGGATAGCGATGCATCACCTTTTATTATTACGCAACCGGAATTTATGCGTAGAATGAAAGAAATGCAAGCTACTGGTGGTGGCGGTGGTATGTTTGGTATGGGTAACATGCCGGAGATGTACAACCTGATCGTAAACACTAACTCCGAATTGGTTGGCGAAATTCTTGGTACCAAAACCAAAAAGAAACAAGAACGTTTAATTAACCAAAGTTTAGATTTGGCTCGTTTATCTCAAGGACTTTTAAAAGGCGAAGAGTTAACAAACTTTATTAAACGTAGTTATGAGATGATCAAGTAG
- a CDS encoding helix-turn-helix domain-containing protein, translating to MNNLNLAQRVKELRNRKGISQEILAEESSLSLRTIQRIENNETVPRGDTLKRLAIALNTSPDEIVDWKIQEDQNYLTLMSLSALAFLFFPLLGIIIPLTMWILKKDKLKNVNELGKSMLNFQISWTLLLFLYYIFIITGMFGFEGVLYIGILKMFLPLIILYAYNIIITIYNTIRVHNKKSFKYRPALRILR from the coding sequence ATGAACAATTTGAATTTAGCACAAAGAGTAAAAGAATTAAGGAATAGAAAAGGAATATCTCAAGAAATACTGGCAGAAGAATCTAGTCTAAGTTTACGAACTATTCAGAGAATTGAAAACAACGAAACAGTTCCTAGAGGAGATACTTTAAAAAGATTAGCTATTGCACTAAACACCTCTCCTGATGAAATCGTAGATTGGAAAATACAGGAAGACCAAAACTATTTGACTCTTATGAGTCTTTCTGCACTTGCTTTTTTATTCTTTCCACTGCTTGGAATTATTATCCCATTAACAATGTGGATTTTAAAAAAAGATAAACTAAAAAACGTAAATGAATTAGGAAAATCAATGTTGAATTTTCAAATATCTTGGACTCTACTATTGTTCCTGTATTATATATTCATAATAACTGGAATGTTTGGATTTGAAGGGGTTTTGTACATTGGAATACTTAAAATGTTTCTTCCTTTGATAATTCTATATGCATATAATATAATTATTACAATATATAATACAATTAGAGTTCATAATAAAAAATCATTTAAGTATAGACCTGCATTACGAATTTTAAGATAA
- a CDS encoding MOSC domain-containing protein, whose amino-acid sequence MKVLSTNIAKPTSVIWNGKELITGIYKKPTNKPIYLEKEGVKNDEVSDKKVHGGVFKACYIFSDEHYSYWKNRYPNLNWDYGMFGENLTISGLNEKEIYIGDIYEVGDALVQVTQPREPCFKFGIKFETQKALKEFIEHGYPGTYVRILKEGLVKNGDAFKLVKQAKNSLTTWQLFDLLFSKNKNEALIKLAIENEALPLRKREKLKKLIK is encoded by the coding sequence ATGAAGGTTCTTTCTACCAACATCGCTAAACCAACTTCCGTTATTTGGAACGGAAAAGAGTTAATTACTGGTATCTATAAAAAACCAACAAACAAACCTATTTATTTAGAAAAAGAAGGCGTAAAAAATGATGAAGTATCAGATAAAAAAGTACATGGTGGCGTATTTAAAGCATGTTATATATTTTCTGATGAACATTACTCTTATTGGAAAAATCGATACCCAAATTTAAATTGGGATTATGGTATGTTTGGTGAAAACCTTACTATTTCTGGTTTAAACGAAAAGGAGATCTATATTGGTGATATTTATGAAGTTGGAGATGCCTTAGTGCAAGTGACACAACCTCGTGAGCCTTGTTTTAAATTCGGTATTAAATTTGAAACTCAAAAAGCATTAAAAGAATTTATAGAGCACGGTTATCCAGGTACTTATGTACGTATTTTAAAAGAGGGACTTGTAAAAAATGGAGATGCTTTTAAACTTGTTAAACAAGCAAAAAATAGCCTAACCACATGGCAGCTTTTTGATTTACTGTTTTCAAAAAACAAAAATGAAGCTTTAATTAAGTTAGCTATAGAGAATGAGGCCTTACCATTAAGGAAACGAGAGAAATTAAAAAAACTCATAAAATAG
- a CDS encoding VOC family protein: protein MKNAVNWFEIPVKDYQRAKQFYATVIGTEIIDHPMPEDNIKYGVFAYDMENKGVGGAIIQGEGQNPTADGATIYLNGGDDLSAPLSRVEANGGKILMPKTDINENGFIAQFIDTEGNRVALHSMM from the coding sequence ATGAAAAATGCAGTTAACTGGTTTGAAATCCCAGTAAAAGACTACCAAAGAGCCAAACAATTTTATGCTACCGTTATTGGTACAGAAATTATTGACCATCCTATGCCAGAAGACAATATAAAATATGGTGTATTTGCTTACGATATGGAAAACAAAGGTGTTGGAGGTGCCATAATCCAGGGAGAAGGACAAAACCCAACAGCAGATGGTGCGACTATCTATTTGAATGGTGGAGACGATTTAAGTGCGCCACTTTCAAGAGTAGAAGCTAATGGCGGTAAAATACTCATGCCAAAAACGGATATCAACGAAAATGGATTTATAGCGCAGTTCATAGATACCGAAGGCAATAGAGTAGCATTACATTCTATGATGTAA
- a CDS encoding helix-turn-helix transcriptional regulator, which translates to MSQLSRLIAILTLLKSKRLLTANELAKKFEVSIRTIYRDIRKLEEAGIPVTTIEGRGYSLMDGYSVAPVQFTEKQANALITAEQLINQSKDASFVEDFNDALTKIKSVFRTSIQEKSELLQSKIHIFNPTYENISSNALSEIQLAITNFNRIEINYCKVNDTNVSFRKIEPYAMYSTQHKWILIAWCHLRQDYRAFRVDRIQHFKILQEKFEDRKFNLQAYFQSCPYNEK; encoded by the coding sequence ATGTCTCAATTATCAAGACTCATAGCGATATTAACCCTGTTAAAATCTAAACGCCTTTTAACAGCAAATGAACTTGCTAAAAAGTTTGAAGTGAGCATAAGAACCATTTACAGAGACATTAGAAAGCTTGAAGAAGCCGGTATACCCGTCACTACCATTGAAGGTAGAGGCTATTCTTTAATGGATGGATACTCTGTTGCTCCTGTACAGTTTACCGAAAAGCAGGCCAATGCCTTAATCACTGCAGAACAATTAATAAATCAATCAAAAGATGCCTCTTTCGTCGAAGATTTTAATGACGCTTTAACTAAAATCAAATCCGTTTTTAGAACGTCCATCCAAGAAAAAAGTGAATTGCTACAAAGTAAAATTCATATTTTTAATCCAACTTACGAGAACATTTCCAGCAATGCCCTTTCCGAAATACAATTGGCTATTACTAATTTTAACCGTATAGAAATTAATTACTGTAAAGTAAATGATACTAATGTTTCTTTCAGGAAAATAGAGCCCTACGCCATGTATTCTACCCAACACAAATGGATCCTTATTGCTTGGTGTCACTTACGACAAGATTACCGTGCTTTTAGGGTTGATAGAATACAACATTTTAAAATTCTACAAGAAAAGTTTGAAGACAGAAAATTTAACCTTCAAGCTTATTTTCAATCCTGTCCTTACAACGAAAAGTAA
- a CDS encoding 3-oxoacyl-ACP synthase III family protein: MYNSKIIGLGKYLPDNVVTNDDLSKLMDTNDAWIQERTGIKERRWIKEGTEDTSAIMGAKAARIAIERSGLTKDDIDFIVFATLSPDYYFPGCGVQIQDMLDMPTVGALDVRNQCSGFVYAISVADQFIKTGMYKNILVIGAEYHSNGLDKTTRGRGVSVIFGDGAGACVLSREEDNTKGILSTHLHSEGKYADKLTVTSPSIAHWVPEILASKEEDISYFPYMDGTFVFKNAVVRFSEVIMEGLLKNGLQKEDIDLLIPHQANLRIAQFIQKKFALRDDQVFNNIMKYGNTTAASVIIALTEAWEEDKIKEGDHVVLAAFGSGFTWASAIIKW; this comes from the coding sequence ATGTATAATTCGAAGATAATAGGGCTGGGAAAGTACCTGCCAGATAACGTTGTGACCAATGATGATTTGTCTAAATTGATGGATACTAATGATGCATGGATTCAAGAACGTACAGGGATAAAGGAGCGTAGATGGATTAAAGAAGGTACAGAAGATACCTCTGCGATTATGGGCGCAAAGGCTGCCAGAATTGCTATTGAGCGTTCAGGGTTAACAAAAGATGATATTGATTTTATTGTATTTGCTACTTTAAGTCCAGATTACTATTTCCCTGGCTGTGGGGTGCAAATACAAGATATGCTGGATATGCCTACAGTGGGCGCTTTAGATGTAAGAAATCAATGCTCTGGATTTGTATATGCCATATCTGTTGCCGATCAATTTATTAAAACCGGGATGTATAAAAACATTCTAGTTATAGGCGCGGAGTATCATAGTAACGGATTAGATAAAACCACCAGAGGGAGAGGGGTATCGGTTATTTTTGGTGATGGAGCAGGGGCTTGTGTGTTATCTAGAGAAGAAGATAATACTAAAGGTATTTTATCTACACATTTGCATAGCGAAGGGAAATATGCCGATAAATTAACGGTAACCTCACCAAGTATTGCGCACTGGGTACCTGAAATTTTAGCATCTAAAGAAGAGGATATATCTTATTTTCCTTATATGGATGGCACTTTTGTTTTTAAAAATGCCGTCGTGCGTTTTAGTGAAGTGATTATGGAAGGCCTCTTGAAGAATGGCCTACAAAAAGAAGATATCGATCTGCTGATTCCGCATCAAGCCAATTTACGAATTGCTCAGTTTATCCAGAAGAAGTTTGCTTTAAGAGACGACCAGGTATTTAATAATATTATGAAATATGGTAATACGACGGCAGCATCTGTTATTATCGCTTTAACTGAAGCTTGGGAAGAAGATAAAATAAAAGAAGGAGATCATGTCGTGCTGGCTGCTTTTGGAAGTGGATTTACCTGGGCTAGCGCTATTATTAAATGGTAA
- a CDS encoding SRPBCC family protein: protein MKYTSTIDINLPIDKTVALWENENNFKEWQDGFKSIELISGIRNSKGAKSKIIYQDKRRIELLETIISCQLPKEKIALYEHRHMTNTQTTRFKVINPNKTQYISEVEYTKFNGILIKLMAKLFPGKFKEQSQKWMNQFKEFAELTDI, encoded by the coding sequence ATGAAATATACTTCTACAATCGATATTAATTTACCTATTGATAAAACGGTAGCACTTTGGGAAAATGAAAATAATTTCAAAGAATGGCAAGATGGATTTAAAAGTATCGAGCTTATAAGTGGAATACGAAATTCAAAAGGCGCAAAATCAAAAATTATTTATCAGGATAAAAGGAGAATTGAATTATTAGAAACAATCATTTCCTGCCAGTTGCCTAAAGAGAAAATCGCTCTTTACGAACATCGTCATATGACAAATACGCAAACTACGCGCTTTAAAGTAATTAATCCGAACAAGACACAATACATATCTGAGGTTGAATACACAAAATTTAACGGAATTTTGATTAAATTAATGGCTAAACTATTTCCAGGCAAATTTAAAGAACAAAGCCAAAAGTGGATGAATCAGTTTAAAGAATTTGCTGAGCTAACAGATATATAA
- a CDS encoding DUF418 domain-containing protein — protein sequence MTKRIIGIDVARALAIIGMIIVNFKMVLGHEGDSWMQSFSNIFDGKAAATFVVLAGIGLAFMTNSSIKNNDELKLKKSKKSILKRALFLFTVGLSYIYIWPADILHFYGIYMLLTLLFIKSRPKIILLFSVFLIFIYPILMFFFNYDTNWNFTTYTYQDFWTLKGFFRNLFYNGFHPVIPWASFMLIGLWFGKQDLNNDKFIKRSLWVSLSIFILVRLTSALSIYFLSEGNESIANELLQVLGTSPMPPLPVYMLSGSSIAIFIISICILISRKFNNNSIIIALTKTGQLALTFYVAHVIIGMGSMEIFSATELGMYSLNFSIVYAFIFSLLCIIFAVIWTKYKKLGPLEWVMRKLTS from the coding sequence ATGACAAAACGAATTATAGGAATAGACGTAGCAAGAGCCTTGGCTATTATCGGAATGATTATTGTTAATTTTAAAATGGTACTTGGTCATGAAGGTGATAGTTGGATGCAATCTTTTTCAAATATTTTTGACGGTAAAGCCGCAGCAACTTTTGTTGTTTTAGCTGGTATTGGATTAGCATTTATGACTAATTCCTCAATCAAAAATAACGACGAATTAAAATTAAAAAAGTCAAAAAAGAGCATTCTAAAAAGAGCGTTATTCCTTTTTACTGTTGGCCTTTCATATATATACATTTGGCCTGCAGATATTTTACATTTTTATGGAATTTACATGCTCCTAACGTTACTTTTTATTAAGAGTAGACCAAAGATCATATTACTCTTTTCTGTATTTCTTATTTTTATTTATCCCATACTCATGTTCTTTTTTAACTATGATACTAACTGGAATTTCACAACTTATACGTATCAAGACTTTTGGACATTGAAAGGTTTTTTTAGAAACCTTTTTTACAATGGTTTTCATCCAGTGATACCTTGGGCATCATTTATGCTTATTGGCTTATGGTTTGGAAAACAAGATCTAAATAATGACAAATTCATAAAAAGATCACTTTGGGTAAGCTTATCTATTTTTATACTTGTACGTTTAACTTCTGCATTATCAATTTATTTTCTATCTGAAGGGAATGAAAGCATAGCTAATGAATTATTACAAGTTCTTGGAACAAGTCCCATGCCTCCGTTACCGGTTTATATGTTATCAGGAAGCAGTATTGCCATTTTTATTATCTCTATTTGCATTTTAATATCACGTAAATTCAATAATAATAGTATTATTATAGCTCTAACAAAAACAGGGCAGTTAGCACTTACATTTTATGTAGCCCACGTTATTATTGGGATGGGATCTATGGAAATATTTAGTGCAACAGAATTAGGAATGTACTCATTGAATTTCTCTATAGTTTATGCTTTTATATTTAGTCTGCTTTGCATTATTTTTGCAGTAATATGGACAAAGTATAAAAAATTAGGCCCATTGGAATGGGTCATGAGAAAACTGACTAGCTAA